From Penicillium psychrofluorescens genome assembly, chromosome: 6, one genomic window encodes:
- a CDS encoding uncharacterized protein (ID:PFLUO_009470-T1.cds;~source:funannotate) yields the protein MREFHDPDLDVYNAVEEYRLQQLEVVKNIPGARITMNIQPMSSNAITVCDANGGNPLGLKAQAHQWFLIMMDWSNPEDEATMLEASHKIVDQAEAVAKKNGTYVDFKYSNYCSRDQDPLATYGSENLSKLRSVAREVDPRGIFQTLQNDGWLLSKTA from the exons ATGCG GGAGTTTCACGATCCTGACCTAGATGTTTACAACGCCGTGGAGGAATACCGCCTCCAACAACTAGAGGTCGTCAAGAATATTCCGGGGGCTCGCATTACTATGAATATCCAGCCTATGTCATCAAACGCTATCACAGTTTGCGATGCCAATGGAGGCAACCCGCTAGGGCTAAAAGCGCAGGCCCATCAAT GGTTCCTGATTATGATGGACTGGTCGAatcccgaggatgaggccACCATGCTGGAAGCCAGTCACAAAATCGTCGATCAGGCCGAGGCCGTcgcgaagaagaacggcACTTACGTTGATTTCAAGTATTCGAACTATTGTTCACGAGACCAGGATCCTCTAGCTACCTATGGATCGGAGAACTTGAGCAAGCTGAGATCCGTTGCCCGGGAAGTTGACCCTCGGGGTATTTTCCAGACACTACAGAATGATGGATGGCTGCTTTCCAAGACAGCCTAA